A window of Cryptomeria japonica chromosome 3, Sugi_1.0, whole genome shotgun sequence contains these coding sequences:
- the LOC131070399 gene encoding heavy metal-associated isoprenylated plant protein 45 isoform X1: MSIIEMEVHMDCGGCQRKIRKALSKLQGVDSIDIDMEQQKVTVSGDVDQMTVLGAVRNTGKKAELWAYPHYYYNYDYGSGAATYAYMHTYSHEVQGQVQDYYNRDAYPYYQGEGEAAPPSSNMMDHKATTLFSDENPHACSIM, encoded by the exons ATGTCG ATTATTGAAATGGAAGTGCATATGGATTGTGGGGGTTGCCAAAGGAAGATACGCAAGGCTTTGTCCAAACTCCAAG GAGTGGATAGCATAGACATAGACATGGAACAGCAGAAAGTAACAGTAAGTGGGGATGTGGATCAGATGACAGTTTTGGGTGCAGTGAGAAACACTGGTAAAAAGGCAGAGTTGTGGGCTTATCCTCATTACTATTACAATTATGACTATGGGAGTGGTGCTGCCACTTATGCTTACATGCACACTTACAGTCATGAAGTGCAAGGGCAAGTGCAAGATTACTACAACAGGGACGCTTATCCTTATTACCAAGGAGAAGGTGAGGCTGCTCCTCCTTCCTCAAATATGATGGACCACAAAGCAACCACCTTGTTCAGCGATGAGAATCCTCATGCCTGTTCAATCATGTGA
- the LOC131070399 gene encoding heavy metal-associated isoprenylated plant protein 28 isoform X2 — MEVHMDCGGCQRKIRKALSKLQGVDSIDIDMEQQKVTVSGDVDQMTVLGAVRNTGKKAELWAYPHYYYNYDYGSGAATYAYMHTYSHEVQGQVQDYYNRDAYPYYQGEGEAAPPSSNMMDHKATTLFSDENPHACSIM; from the exons ATGGAAGTGCATATGGATTGTGGGGGTTGCCAAAGGAAGATACGCAAGGCTTTGTCCAAACTCCAAG GAGTGGATAGCATAGACATAGACATGGAACAGCAGAAAGTAACAGTAAGTGGGGATGTGGATCAGATGACAGTTTTGGGTGCAGTGAGAAACACTGGTAAAAAGGCAGAGTTGTGGGCTTATCCTCATTACTATTACAATTATGACTATGGGAGTGGTGCTGCCACTTATGCTTACATGCACACTTACAGTCATGAAGTGCAAGGGCAAGTGCAAGATTACTACAACAGGGACGCTTATCCTTATTACCAAGGAGAAGGTGAGGCTGCTCCTCCTTCCTCAAATATGATGGACCACAAAGCAACCACCTTGTTCAGCGATGAGAATCCTCATGCCTGTTCAATCATGTGA